In the Zingiber officinale cultivar Zhangliang chromosome 5A, Zo_v1.1, whole genome shotgun sequence genome, TGTTGATCCACCATCTGTCCTTCCCGAATCTGATCTAGTAAATTTGACTTTACGATCAATGCTGACAATTTTAGCTGCTCCCTTGCCGCTACTACCTCCAAATTCAATCGTTGAAATTCCGATATCAACTGTTGTTGGCTGGTTAGTTGCGACAACGTAGCGGATTTGCGGCTCAAAGCATCAGCTACCACGTTAGCCTTACCCGGGTGATAGTTGATGTTACAGTCGTAATCCTTCACTAATTCCAGCCACCGTCTCTGTCTCATATTtaattccttctgtgtgaaaaaatatttcaaacttTTGTGGTCTGTGTAGATCTCACATCGTTCCCCGTAAAGGTAGTGCCTCCAGATCTTTAGAGCAAATATAACTACCGCTAGCTCCAAATCATAGGTGGGATAGTTTTGCTCGTGTACCTTCAACTGACATGAGGCATACGCAATGACCTTCCCGTTCTGCATTAGCACAGCTCCCAGTCCAGTTTTGGAGGCGTCAGTGTACACCACAAACCGTCCAGAACCATCCGGGATCGTAAGCACTAGGGACGTCGTCAATCTTCCTTTcaactcctcaaagcttttcttgCACCGATCTGTCCACTCATATCTTACCCCCTTCTTAGTCAGCGAGGTCAGCGGCAAGGCAATCTGGGAAAAATTCTGGATGAACCTTCGATAGTACCCTGCCAACCCCAAGAAACTCCGTATCTCAGAAGCATTCTTTGGCGTATCCCAATTCCGAATTGCCTCCACTTTGGCCGGATCCACTTCTATCCCATTCCCTGAGACAATGTGCCCTAGAAATGGAATCTGATTCAGCCAAAAGTCACACTTGCTAAATTTGGCATACAACCGATGTTCCTTCAACGTCTGTAGCACCGTGGTTAAATGCAGATGATGTTCTCGGCAATTTCGAGAGTAAATTaatatatcgtcaatgaagacaataacAAACTGGTCCAAGTAGGAgtgaaatacccgattcatcaagtccataaatgcCGCTGGGGCATTTGTGAGTCCGAATGGCATAACCAGGAACTCGTAATGCCCGTATCgagttctgaatgctgtcttgtgCACATCTTCCTCCTTCACCTTCATCTGATGATATCCTGATCGcaaatcaatttttgaaaacactgttgctccttgtaactggtcgaacaggtcatcgatcctgggcaatgGGTACTTGTTCTTTATTGTCACTCGATTCAGCTCCCGGTAATCGATGCACAGTCGCATGGTCCCATCTTTCTTGCGTACGAATAACACCGGGGCTCCCCATGGTGACACGCTTGGTCATATAAAACCCTTGTCCAGCAATTCCTGCAACTGCCCCTTCAACTCTTTCATTTCGGTAGGCGCCAACCGGTAGGGTGCTTTTGACACCGGCGTAGTCCCCGGTACTAGTTGTATTCCGAATTCCACCTCCCGAGTCGGGGGTAGACCTGTAACATCCTCTGGAAACACCTCTGAGAAGTCTCGGGCTATTTCCACTTACTCCAAACTTGGTCGTTGTGTCCCTGACTTAACCGAGATGTGAACTAAGAGCCCCTCACATCCCTTGCTTAGCATTCGTCGAGCTTTGCACATGGAGATCATGTGGGGTACAGCTATTTGTGAAGCTGCTTGAAAAATAAGGAGTTTTTCATTTGGTAGCTTCAACTTGACCTTCCGCTGTTTACAATCGATGACTGCATCGTGCTGAACCAGCCAGTCCATGCCAAGGATCACATCAAACTCTGTTATTTCCAACACAATGAGCCTCGCGCCTACCATATGATCTTGCATCATCATCTGACAGTTCTTTACCATTCTGTTGCTATGCAATTCCTCCCCTGATGGTAATGAAACACTATATTCCGCAACCATTCGTTCAGGTTTAATGCCCAATTTTGTAAGATAAGCCTCAGATTTAAAGGAATGTGTAGCTCCGGAATCTATTAATACACAGGTTGGAATATCGGCAATATAAATCATACCTGTGATAATAGCTGTGTCCAGGTCCACCTGCTCTTGAGTCATCGCAAATACTCTCCCCTTGGTTGGCTCCTTGAGCAGTGGACACTCTCTTGCGAAGTGTCCTGACTTCTTACACATATAACAAGCATCTGTACCCGTCAAACACTGCCCAGCGTGAATCTTCTCGCATTTAGAACAGTGAACCTTGTTTTCAGCCCTGACAACAGTGCCTTCAGCTGCTTGTGTCTTCTGAATTTGCTGCAGCGACTGTGCCTGCTTAAACGACTGTTTTCCTGGATTCTGACCCGGAACTGACCTCTTCTTTCTCGGCTCTTGCTGATCTCGCCCCTGATAACTCAATCTCTTGTTCTGAGCTTCCTTGACCATGTCATTTCTGTCTCTTTCGGACATCAGCGCTTGGTCAACTGCCTCTCTGAATGTGGTGACCCGACTCAGCCTGACGTCATGGCGGATAGCTGGCCTCAACCCTTCGGTGAAGTGCTTCAATTCTTCAACTGGTTGGCTGGTAATCATAGGTACAAAATAGCGTCCTCTCTCGAACCTCCTGACATACTCTGCCACCGTCATATCTCCCTGACGAAGCTCCAAGAATTCCCGTGCCAGTCGTGTCCGATTGTCAACTGTGAAATACTTCCCATAGAATACCTCCTTAAAATTAGCCCAAGTCAAGATAGTCAGATCTACAGTCAGACGCGCACCCTCCCACCATACCCGAGCATCATCCCGAAGCAGGAATATCGCGCACCTGACCTTGTCCGCATCTGTGAGCTGCATGAAATCAAATATCGTTTCCAGAGACCGAATCCATCCCTCTGCAGCGATTGGGTCTGTGGTGCCTTTAAACTCCGTCGGTCCAAGCTCCCGAAACTGCTTGTAAACCGGTTGCGTACTAGGTGTAGAACGTCTGGGGGTGCTCCCCTGCTCCCTAGCCTGCAATATTTGTTGAATCTGTTCCCCATGAATGCGGTTCTGCTCATGTAGAAGTGCAGTAAGTCCTTCTAGAAACTGGTTGTTCTGACCGCCCAACTCTCCGTTATTGTTGTTCCTTCTACCAGCCATATCCTATACAATTTCCGATTTAATCTCATTCATATCCCATAATTTCATATCAGTATATCAATCATAGTATGACTAAGTTATCacattaaatacaaaattaaaataatgtagaTCTTACAAACTGTTGGCTGAAGTAGTCGAGTTCCTGACGAGATGGCTAGCGCATGATGTCCCTTAGGAgtgtgtgctctgataccaactgaaacgtcctgaaaccattttttttttttttacaccatCCACCAAGCACAATCTAGCATACACTTATAACATGACACCAATCCCAAAAGAATATTATTCTACCAAAGGTAAAAGTCATCATTTCTCACAAAGTATAGCAAAGAAACTCGATACTACTGACATCACCAAGGTAAAACTCTTTCCGTGGGGAACATAAACTCAACACTCCTAATAACCGGACAATGTCATACGTCCATCTCGCCTCCTCGCCTACTCCGCCTGTAGACCCTCCACGATGCCCGGAGATACATCTTCACCTGAaatgtaggcatcatgagtctacaacCCATCAAGTATTATCTCATGTAATAAAACATAGCATCCATAACGTAATAAAGATAGGAGACTAAACAATAGAGACATACCTAAAATATTGCATATCAATGAAGGAATATGTGGTGAATAAAGTTCCTACACAGCTAAATAAGAtaaatatgtcacatatccggtaaccacaattagagccagtcaacagtcccatgaacctagaggtacctcgtagagaacatgcatccagtcatatagccgaagctaacatatatttccagtatcagtcaagtttggatgggccctccccggagctcatcccgggtcacccaccCCGTGCTGCTACCACATATGCACATATTCAACCAACTAGCTACATAAAAACTTATATACTCATAGTTTATCACAATTCTAATTCAATCTGTCAAGTTCTAGTAGCCATATCATATTCCATATCTTTCTGCATACAGTCTTATCATAACCTAGATAGATCCATAAGCAAATTCAAAATTTCATATGCAACAAAATAACTGATCATTAGCATCTAATTTACAACACAAACCACATACTGTAAACAAGGGAAAATCTGTGCATGATTTAGTATATAAACTTGTAATACAACTATAAGCTTTCAAGATAGAACTCAATTCATTTAGCTGTAATGACCCAGAAATAACCAACTCAATTCCCACTACTAGATGTAACTAGCAAGTTCACAATTTAGTTCTATAAATTCTCTACAAAATCCtgtccatccaaagaaaatacCGCAGCGATAAATCCCTAGCAGAACTCCCCAACTTACCTACTGAATCCCAAAACCATACAAAGAATGAAAGTCAGCTAAAATTCCCAGAAATCCGTGTGTCATGCCAACCAATAGAATTAACATATCTAGTAGAACTCCACTAAAATCTCAAAGCAACCTTTCATGAAAACCACGAAACACAAAACCACATTCAAATCCAAGTCATCCAATGAGACATAAATCTGTCAGCAACGAAGAAAACCACCTGCAAATCCAGAGATCCCcaaaagaagatcaaaacacaGCTCACTCATCTCAAACATCACAAACCGACATTTAATCACACAGTCATCCTACACAAAACTCACAGCAGCAACAACTCGGGAGGAAAAATCGGAGTTCAAGCCCATCTACAGCCAACTAAACCCACAAATTCTGAACAGAACAATCCCCTAGCAGCCCCGCACCATCAATAACAGATTGCTCCGACGAAAGAAATCCAGAATCCATACGATTCAAACAAGAGTTGATCGAAACCTCAAATTGGATTGAAAGAACTCGAAATCCTCTATTAAATCCAAAGAAAACATCGCCAGAAATCTACATAGAATTCCATTCAATCAAACGGTAACCAAAGCCCCATCCGACACACATACAAAACCAGCACCTCAAACAGGCATTTAAGCGAACAACCATCACACCAAAAATCGCAACCTCGATATCACGGAAGAAACCAATCCTCAACACAATCACAGCTCGACAGAAACTAGTAGAAGCACAGAAAAACACTCCAAAGGAATCGAACATTATCAACGCAGACTTCATCGATCATAAATCCGAAGTATATGCAAACCAATTTACCAAATCAAAACCCAACAGAAAAGAAGCCTTAATAGAAACGATCACACGCCGATAACCTCTCCATATCGAGTTTCCACCTCTCATTACCTCACAGATCTTATGCTATCACCGTAAGATATACTTGCCTGTTCTTGCGCTTCCCCGTCCTCCCCGAGACCCCCACGACTTCCATTGCACGTCCTCGTTTTCCCCTGTCCGATCTGCTCCTCACGGTGGTGATCGGCTTCCAAATCCAGCATCGCCCTCAGCTTCCACAGCCGAAGCAGTAGCTCCGTCGAGGGTTAACGGCGCGTGAGGAGACGGTGATTGAACTGTAGGGTACCGGGTGATGCAAAGATTAAGACCCTTTATACCTAGGGTTATTAAGTTGGCAATAGCTTAGGTTATTAACTTAAGTGAGAGTGGCTAATGTACCCTTATTTGTTTCCCTAATGAGTGTCAATTTAGGTAGATATAACCATTTAATTCTATATTTGTTTCCCCTAGTTGATGTTAACGTAGATAAGTTGAGTTATTTAACCCCTATTTAATTCCTCTTAATCTTATCATTTGATCCTTCTAACCCTATTGTATCAATTCATCTTCTATCCTCGCCTCTATCCCCTTTTTTTTATGGAAATTCAGTAATTTAAACCTCCCGTGTATGCCCATGAAGCCTTATTCTGCTACTTATTTAATAACCTCCCCAACTGGGCTTAGGGAGCCTTAcacatataatgatccatgatactttctcatggcgggtcattcagtatacattctccaatgcatacccatgtgtcaacttgatatctctatatccatgacttgtgagatcaagtcatcgagctgacctacatgctagtcttattgcattaacattgtccctgaatgtaaatactcgactaggaatgattaagagtagtgttccctatatcatctcactatcgattcaaccaatcgattgatataggtaagaaccttctactcaaggacgttattatacttagtttatttggcaccaatacaagtaagtataataaccaaaaattaaatgcctttatttatatatagaatatgatacaacaagtccaaaatacaatcatcaaatgattagctctagggctctagctaataatctcccactagcactagtgtcaattagtgtaggctctaagcctcaatgacctagtgtgaccatcatgcttcctctgtgccaaagccttggtcaagggatctgcgatgttagcctctgtaggcactctgcaaatcttcacatctcctctctcgatgatctcttgattgagatggaagcaccgtagtatgtgtttgatccgctggtgtgagcgaggttccttcgcctgttctatagctccattgttgtcacaatagagctcaatagggtcagcaatgctaggaaccaccccaagttcagtgatgaacttgtgaatccaaactgtctcctttgctgcctttgatgcagcaatgtactcggcctctgtcgtagaatcagctactgtgtcctgcttcgaactcttccagctcacagcaccactattaatgtaaaatacgaaccctactgcgatcgataatcatcctggtcggtctggatgAAAtaagcatcactgtaaccctttactgctagctcatcattgcctccatatatcaagaaatattatttagtccttcttaagtacttaagaatattcttgaccgctatccagtgactttcacctggatctgactggtatctgctcctCATGCTCAAaccatacgagacatcaggtcgagtacatagcatggcgtacatgatagatcctatggctgaggcataagggatcttatccatgcggtctctctcctctctagaagaggggccctgagtcttcgaaagactcacaccatgtgacctcggcagaaaccccttcttagagttctgcatggcaaactgaaggactaccttgtcaatgtatgtactctgacttaggccaagcaatctcttagatctatctctatagatctgtatccctagaatgcgggatgtctcacctaagtccttcattgagaagcaactccctagccaggtcttgacagactgaagcatagggatgtccttcccaatgagtagtatgtcatccacatacaatatgaggaagacaactatacccctacaaccttcttgtagacacaaggctcatcttcgttcttgatgaaatcaaactgtttgattgcatcatcgaatcgaagattccagctccgagaagcttgctttagtccataaatggacctatgcagcttgcatactctgctagtatgctttggatctacaaaatcctcaggttgtgtcaggcacacatccttgagtaggtttccattcagaaacgcggttttgacatccatctgccagatctcgtaatcatggtaagctgcaatagcaagcatgatccgaatggacttaaacatcgctactggagaaaaagtttcatcatagtcaataccatgaatctgcttgaaacctttagctaccaatcgacccttatagataagtccatccatgtcagtctttctcttaaagacccacttacaccctatgggttttaccccttcaggtggatcaaccaaagtccatacttggttggtgtacatggattccatttcggatctcatggcttcaagccatttctcagaatctggtctcatcacagcttcctgataggtggtaggctcatcctctatgagcacaacatcatcatggtcagacaagagaaatgaatatctctcaggctgacgacgtaccctatcagacctgcgaagaggtatgtctacttgaactggttgttgttcctcaactctttgtggaacaacatcatccacaactttgtggttccagttcaacttccatcgagggttcagtgctaggatccgcatcttgaacttattcaagatcgaatgtactcccactagtttttctagaaacaaagtccctttctagaaagactccagtctttgccacaactatcttgtgctgactaggaatgtagaagtaatatcccttagtttccttgggatattctataaagtagcacttgtcggatttgggtcctaatttatctgagacttgacgtctaacgtaagcctcacaaccccaaatcctcatgaaagacacctgggcatctcttccagtccatatcatatatggtgtctttatcacggccttggatggaactcggttgagtataaaacctaccgtgtctagagcatagctcgaaaggtatgtcggaagatctgtgtgactcatcatagatcgtaccatatctaatagggtacgattcctccttttggatacaccattccactgtggtgttccaggaggagtgagttgggatagaattccacactcagctagatagtcacgaaactcatggctaaggtattctccacctcgatctgatcgaagtatcttaatactcttgccaagctggttctgtacttcattcttgaattctttgaacttttcaaatgattctgacttatgtgtcatcaagtacacataaccatatctactaaagtcatcagtaaatgcgatgaagtacctataaccgcctctagcagcgacattaaaagggccacatacatcactatgtataagtcctaacaaatcagtcgctctttcgctgtgcccactaaaaggtgtcttggtcatcttgcctagtaggcatgactcgtacatctcataagattcaaaatcaaatgagttcagcaaaccatccttatggagctgggataagcgcttgtcatttatatgacctaagcgacagtgccagagataggtttagttcaggtcatttgacttgaacctcttggtatttatgttatagataggactttcaaggtctaaaatatagagtccgtttatcagaggtgcactacaatagaacatatcgtttaaatagacggaacaacatttgttatttattgtaaacgagaaacctttcttgtccaaacaagaaactgatataatgttcttagttaatgcaagcacataacaacaatcgactaactctagtataagcccagagggcagagacagaaagtaagtccctacagcaacagcagcaacccgtgctcccttgcctactcgtaggtccacctcgccctttgtcaatgccctgctatttctcagcgcctgcacatcagtacaaatgtgagaagcacatccagtatctaatacccatgatgtagaaatagatagattgacttctataacatatatacctgaagtggaagtctcacttcgcttcttcttaagatcttccaagtataccttgcagttcctcttccagtgcccggtctgaccgcagtggaagcaggtagcatccttggcgacccctcctttaggcttcagtgccttgcctttgcccttggcttgggactttcccttgcctttgggcttgcccttgcccttatgtttctgaaccatcagaacagtgttgggcttagccttcttaaggttcagctcagcagttctcaacatgctaaataGCTCaaacagtggcttgtcaatctcattcatgttgtagtttagaacgactgactatagctatccggcaaggattgctagatcaggtcagtggccagctcttggccaagtgggaaccccaacctttgtaggttctctaagtacccaatcattttgagtacatatgggcctacaggagccccgtctgacatcttgcactgaaacagtgcccttgagatctcaaatctctcatgcctcgcttgaccttgatatagttgacgaagatgttcaaccctatcgtaagcgcccattaactcatgttggttctgaagcttagagttcatggtcgcaagcattagacaagacacatctaatgcatcatcttgatgcttcttgaaagcatctcggtcagctcgcggggcagtggcaggaggagcctctggaatgggctgcccatggttgatctaatccaaccatttgattcaagccaacttaatataatgaatctaattcatttaattaaattgattcaatgagtcataatttaaattagactcattaaacacatgaatcaacttgagtctaactcaattagcccaattaggattactcttaatccaatttgattcatcatatgaacctaatctccatctaattgttcttagtgtgtgaccctataggttcttgtaacgttgacaatgcccctaaacccatttaggagcataagtaatgagcggtatctagcaacacatcattactacccaagttacaagaatgttgagatccaacatcaccttgtgactactaattgtgactcctcacaaaatatgacaagtgtccttctatcctagacatctagattgatcaatgtgaggcatagaccgtgtcatcctctgatcaatctaaatcctgaactccaagtagactcactaaatcaaatgagctcaatatctcatattgactcatttggacatggtcatgcacttcgtggtctcactctatcaagaataccgatgtctctcccgtcatataggagggatagatcccatctacatcactcacatccctctgcataattcgttacatacccagtaatcgcctttatagtccacccagttacgggtgatgtttgacgaaaccaaagtacataactccttatgtagggaactatggtgacttcaggtctaaggactagtagtcatactaatagccacatgagaaagtatatgacactcatataacgatccatgatactttctcatggcgggtcattcagtatacattctccaatgcatacctatgtgtcaacttgatatctctatatccatgacttgtgagatcaagtcatcgagctgacctacatgttagtcttattgcattaacattgtccctgaatgttaatactcgactaggaatgattaagagtagtgttccctatatcatctcactatcgattcaaccaatcgattgatataggtaagaaccttctactcaaggacgttattatacttagtttatttggcaccaatacaagtaagtataataaccaaaaaccaaatgcctttatttatatatagaatatgatacaacaagtccaaaatataatcatcaaatgattggctctagggctctagctaacacagcTCTGCTAGCCATCGCTCGGCATTCTCCTCCTCGTATAGCATTCTCCTAGTTGAAGGCACCTCGACCTCCACAGGTACCACTGTCTCGCTGCCGTAGACCAGGTGAAATGGAGTAAGGCCTGTGCTTTCTCGGGGTGTTGTCCGGTACATCCAAAGAATACTTTGCAGTTCTTCTACCCAGTCTCCTCCCACATGGTCTAACTTAATCTTTAGTCCTCATACAATTTCTCGATTGATAACCTCGGTCTGTCCGTTACTTTGTGGATATGCTACAGATGTGAATGCTTGAGTAATGTCGAAACCTCGACACCAAGCCTAGATCCTCTGTCCTTGAAACTGTCTTCCATTATCTGATACCAGTTTATGGGGTATGCTGAATCTGTATAGAATTCCTCCATAAAAATTGAATAACCGCGCTCTTAGTGATCCTGGCCAGAGCttcagcttccacccacttggaaaagtaGTCCATGACCACCAATAGGAATCACCTTTGACCAAacgccatagggaaaggtccaaCAATACTCATACCCCACTGATCGAAGGGGCAGGAAACTACAGATGTTTTTAACACTGAGGTAGGCATATATGttagattttgatgtttctggcaggaTAGGCAAGTGTTCACCAGTTGCTGGGCATCTCTCTgtaaagtgggccaaaaatatccagccaaCAACACCCTACGAGCTAGTATTTGACCTCCGGCATAACTGCCACAACACCCCAAATGCATTTCTCTCAAGACCTGATCTACCTCTTATATGCTTATGCATTTGAGTAAAGGTCTGGAAAATACCCGCTTATATAATCGATCACCTATCATAGTGTAGGCATGGGCCTTTTTCCTGACTAGTTGCGCTTGTTCCAGGTCTGTTGGCAGGGTGCCCTATTGAAGATAGCTAATCATTGGTACCCTCCAATCAATGATCGCGTCCTAGTTATTCTGCAGGTCTATCTGGGTTATGAGAAAGGTATGTGCTATCGACCTATCCAATACCCATGTAGTCAGAGAGCTGGCcattttggctaactcatcaacGCGACCATTTTCTACTCTAGGAATCTTGCTGACCGTGACCTCCTTAAATTCatctttcatcttctcataagccTCCCGATATACTTGCAGCTTGTTACAGTTGATCTCAAAGTTACCAGCTACTTGCTAAGTTACTAATTGGGAGTCTGGATAGATGATAACTCGggtggctcccacatgccgggctgcttGCAGGCCTGCCAATagagcttcatactctgcttcattagtGGCTCTGAAGTTCAGCTGCACGGCCAACTGCAAGATGTCTTCTTGAGGAGATATCAGAAGAACTCTGACACCACTCCCCTGATGTGTGgctgatccatccacatatactttccagGTTTCCTCGGAGTTAGTCTGATGAACCTCAGTTAAGAAATCAGCCAgggcttgtgctttgatagcTGTGCGAGGTTGATAGGTGATATTGTACTCTCCCAATTCGGTCGCCCACTTAATAAGCCGGCCAGCAACTTCAACATTGGTCAAAGATTTACCCATAGTACTGTTGGTTAGGACCGTGATGGGGATGCGCCAGAAAATAAGGCCTTAAACGCCGAGCCATAAGCACCAATCCATAGACCAACTTTTCCAGAGCTGTGTATCGAGACTCAGCTCCctttaatagatgactgaaaaaaaTACACCGACCGTTATACATTGTCTTGTTCTTTCACTAATATCACCCCCATGGCCTTAGGGGTGGCAGATAGGTAAACCCAGAGTGGTTCTCCAGTGACAGGCTTGAACAAAGAGGGCAAGGTCTCCAGATATTTCTTCAACTCCTCGAAAGCCCGTGtgcattcttcgtcccactggaacttgaATGCTTTTCTGagtactttgaagaagggcgttGATCTGTCTGCTAATcaggagatgaatcgggacagagTTGTTATCTTGCTAACCAATTTCTGAGCCTCCTTCAAGTTCTATGGAGCTTTCATGTCCTGGAGTGGTCGGACCTTCTCCAGGTTGGCCTCGATTCCCGGCTCTGTCACCAGATaccccaagaattttcctcctttggccccgaacagacacttcAAGGGATTTAATTTTAATCCGTACTGTCGTAGGGTGCCGCAGGTCTCCTCCACATCTGTTATCATATTTGCAGCTAAGGGAGACTTgatgagtatgtcatctac is a window encoding:
- the LOC121979543 gene encoding uncharacterized protein LOC121979543, with the translated sequence MAGRRNNNNGELGGQNNQFLEGLTALLHEQNRIHGEQIQQILQAREQGSTPRRSTPSTQPVYKQFRELGPTEFKGTTDPIAAEGWIRSLETIFDFMQLTDADKVRCAIFLLRDDARVWWEGARLTVDLTILTWANFKEVFYGKYFTVDNRTRLAREFLELRQGDMTVAEYVRRFERGRYFVPMITSQPVEELKHFTEGLRPAIRHDVRLSRVTTFREAVDQALMSERDRNDMVKEAQNKRLSYQGRDQQEPRKKRSVPGQNPGKQSFKQAQSLQQIQKTQAAEGTVVRAENKVHCSKCEKIHAGQCLTGTDACYMCKKSGHFARECPLLKEPTKGRVFAMTQEQVDLDTAIITDSGATHSFKSEAYLTKLGIKPERMVAEYSVSLPSGEELHSNRMVKNCQMMMQDHMVGARLIVLEITEFDVILGMDWLVQHDAVIDCKQRKVKLKLPNEKLLIFQAASQIAVPHMISMCKARRMLSKGCEGLLVHISVKSGTQRPSLESTPDSGGGIRNTTSTGDYAGVKSTLPVGAYRNERVEGAVAGIAGQGFYMTKRVTMGSPGVIRTQERWDHATVHRLPGAESSDNKEQMKVKEEDVHKTAFRTRYGHYEFLVMPFGLTNAPAAFMDLMNRVFHSYLDQFVIVFIDDILIYSRNCREHHLHLTTVLQTLKEHRLYAKFSKCDFWLNQIPFLGHIVSGNGIEVDPAKVEAIRNWDTPKNASEIRSFLGLAGYYRRFIQNFSQIALPLTSLTKKGVRYEWTDRCKKSFEELKGRLTTSLVLTIPDGSGRFVVYTDASKTGLGAVLMQNGKVIAYASCQLKVHEQNYPTYDLELAVVIFALKIWRHYLYGERCEIYTDHKSLKYFFTQKELNMRQRRWLELVKDYDCNINYHPGKANVVADALSRKSATLSQLTSQQQLISEFQRLNLEVVAAREQLKLSALIVKSNLLDQIREGQMVDQQLTEWKRKDEEKGHAIYSTVGGVVRYKDRIWVPKMGTLREDLMNEAHNTPYSTHPGSTKMYRDMKLLYWWPGMKKDIVKVVHECLTCQQVNTEHQRPAGLLEPLPIPVWKWEEVAMDFVVGLPTTPKGSNAVWVIVDRLTKSAHFLPVKTTFTMTQYAELYIKEVVRLHGIPVQIMSDRDPKFTSGFWESLHRGMGTRLTFSTAFHPQTDGQSERVILILEDLLRACMMDFKGN